In a single window of the Acyrthosiphon pisum isolate AL4f chromosome X, pea_aphid_22Mar2018_4r6ur, whole genome shotgun sequence genome:
- the LOC103310802 gene encoding uncharacterized protein LOC103310802: MPYHRSITSSDSEDEHFSETVDKEMSPSVSKIKPNSKRSATSGKKQSRNKKPMKIHKSYRENVAELLQTEEIDNDNKNSLTFRQGDGVVTIKCPVDDKPSHLYVISHYKMSNIENDGNSVKLPLDYIQMTTIRLIPVLIKQYSQYSILC; encoded by the exons ATGCCATATCATCGATCAATAACTTCTTCGGATTCAGag GATGAACATTTTAGTGAAACTGTTGATAAGGAAATGAGTCCGTCAGTAtcgaaaataaaaccaaattcaaaACGTAGCGCAACAAGTGGGAAAAAACAATCCAGAAACAAAAAGCCAATGaagatt cacAAATCATACCGTGAAAATGTTGCTGAACTTTTGCAAACCGAAGAAATTGATAACGACAATAAGAATTCTTTGACTTTTAGACAAGGAGATGGCGTGGTTACAATAAAATGTCCTGTTGATGACAAGCCGAGCCATCTATATGTGATCtcacattataaaatgtctaaCATAGAAAATG atgGAAATTCAGTGAAGCTACCATTAGATTACATACAAATGACAACCATCCGCTTAATACCAGTCTTAATCAAACAATACAGTCAATATTCGATACTATGCTAA